A section of the Chloroflexota bacterium genome encodes:
- a CDS encoding DNA-binding protein gives MGDEQVFTVESGNALPAQRISLADAGFRERTHLQEWVRKNPKILGDSVRIVTFEFSSWQGRNNRPLDRLDLLGVDEDGRLVIAELKRGVAPDFVETQAIKYAAMASRFDSSTLAVSHSRYLTDVGESTVSENEALGLLEDHIGGDFDPELLKRPRIILMAEGFPSQVSTSAVWLTEMGIDVSLIEFSAWDTGKQIVITVSQTWPIPDAEDFVVTPAPPGGLRERTRNRREATATKKIVDGGLLDDGVHVDVVVEAFPVRMRQPISRWLAETPERAIATWRNHSRLPLKWAIDGAHWSPTGLAKEIGLKATGEMLAVINGPEAWQSRSGKSLAELAGFSWARGVRRDWGALHELLGFVRPGEWTTYGDLAKLVESSPIAVGRHIASCGDCSKGYRVLNADGSVSEHFSWSDPQDTRDPKRVLIDEGVQFPGGKAAVGQRLSSGTLMARAKQNT, from the coding sequence TTGGGAGACGAGCAAGTCTTCACTGTTGAATCGGGAAATGCTCTACCTGCACAGCGGATTTCGCTAGCAGACGCGGGATTTCGCGAACGGACACATTTGCAAGAGTGGGTCAGAAAAAACCCCAAAATCCTCGGAGATTCGGTACGCATAGTTACCTTCGAATTCAGTTCATGGCAGGGTCGCAACAACCGTCCACTTGATCGTCTGGATCTTTTGGGTGTCGACGAGGATGGGAGACTCGTGATTGCCGAACTGAAGCGCGGGGTGGCACCTGATTTCGTAGAGACTCAGGCAATCAAATACGCGGCCATGGCAAGCAGATTCGATTCTTCGACGCTCGCCGTCAGTCACTCCCGGTACTTGACCGATGTTGGCGAATCGACTGTCAGTGAAAACGAGGCCCTCGGACTCCTTGAGGATCACATTGGTGGTGACTTCGATCCTGAATTGCTGAAACGCCCCAGGATCATCTTGATGGCGGAAGGATTCCCATCACAAGTCTCGACGAGCGCAGTGTGGCTGACAGAAATGGGAATAGACGTGTCGCTGATTGAATTCAGCGCTTGGGATACCGGTAAACAGATCGTGATCACCGTATCGCAAACCTGGCCGATTCCCGACGCCGAAGATTTCGTGGTTACACCGGCGCCGCCTGGGGGATTACGGGAAAGAACGCGCAATCGTCGAGAAGCTACCGCGACCAAAAAAATCGTTGACGGCGGATTGCTTGACGACGGTGTGCACGTAGACGTAGTAGTTGAGGCGTTCCCGGTCCGAATGCGGCAACCAATCTCTAGATGGCTGGCAGAAACGCCTGAGCGAGCCATAGCGACCTGGCGTAATCACTCTCGCTTGCCTTTGAAGTGGGCGATTGATGGCGCACATTGGAGCCCGACCGGACTAGCAAAAGAAATCGGGTTGAAGGCAACGGGTGAAATGCTCGCTGTAATCAATGGGCCCGAAGCTTGGCAGTCTAGGAGCGGGAAGTCGCTTGCCGAATTGGCAGGATTTAGTTGGGCCCGGGGAGTTCGGCGGGATTGGGGCGCCCTGCACGAATTGTTAGGTTTTGTGCGTCCTGGGGAGTGGACAACCTATGGTGACTTGGCCAAGTTGGTCGAAAGTTCACCCATTGCGGTAGGGAGGCACATTGCCTCATGCGGTGATTGCTCAAAAGGGTACAGAGTGCTGAATGCCGACGGTTCGGTTTCGGAACATTTTTCCTGGTCCGACCCTCAAGATACGCGAGACCCTAAACGAGTATTGATTGATGAAGGCGTGCAATTCCCAGGGGGTAAAGCTGCGGTCGGCCAGCGACTTTCCTCAGGCACGTTGATGGCCCGCGCAAAGCAAAACACTTGA
- a CDS encoding restriction endonuclease — protein sequence MRNIWIVRAGGGGVFADSYWEAGIIAIGFARTGDISHLKTPKEIMDAMRGEHPNVKDRRLHARASQLLRFVHVIKEGDLILTPIRDSREIMIGVCDGPYKYESGRHDNNPHIRSVDWKKRIAREKLSNRARNSAGGAQTLFSMNEHRAEIESVAFSQGQTIAANDPALLDDSEAQFYEEVQGKAEELISDKIAQMDPLDFEELVAALLRSMGYFARRTVEGPDRGVDVIAQSDPLGFESPRIKVQVKQRNDRTGAREIREFIATLRPPDKGLYVSTGGYTREALYEAERAPQGISLTVLTGDEFTEFLLEYYDRLDPQAQSLMPLKKVFVPIE from the coding sequence GTGCGAAATATCTGGATCGTTAGAGCTGGCGGCGGCGGCGTGTTTGCTGATTCGTACTGGGAGGCGGGGATTATCGCGATCGGGTTTGCACGCACTGGTGATATCTCCCACCTGAAGACCCCAAAGGAGATCATGGACGCGATGAGAGGCGAACATCCAAACGTGAAGGACCGCCGGCTACACGCTAGAGCGAGTCAGCTCCTTCGATTTGTTCACGTAATCAAGGAGGGCGACTTAATCCTCACGCCGATAAGGGATTCGCGCGAAATCATGATCGGGGTCTGCGATGGACCATACAAGTACGAGTCCGGACGACATGACAATAACCCTCATATCCGATCAGTCGATTGGAAGAAGCGTATTGCGCGGGAAAAGTTGTCCAACCGCGCAAGGAACAGCGCCGGCGGTGCGCAAACACTTTTCTCGATGAATGAACACCGGGCGGAAATCGAATCGGTCGCGTTTTCCCAGGGGCAAACGATTGCCGCCAATGACCCGGCACTATTGGACGATTCAGAGGCGCAGTTCTACGAAGAAGTCCAAGGAAAGGCTGAGGAGCTGATCTCCGACAAGATTGCCCAAATGGACCCGCTGGACTTTGAGGAACTAGTCGCCGCCCTCTTGCGGTCGATGGGGTACTTCGCGCGTCGCACTGTGGAAGGTCCTGATCGCGGCGTGGATGTTATAGCGCAGTCGGATCCTCTTGGATTCGAATCTCCCCGCATCAAAGTGCAAGTCAAGCAACGGAATGATCGGACTGGTGCACGCGAAATCCGTGAGTTCATCGCGACGCTTCGCCCCCCGGACAAAGGACTTTACGTTTCCACTGGAGGGTATACACGCGAGGCGTTATATGAGGCTGAACGAGCCCCACAAGGAATCTCTTTGACCGTTTTGACGGGAGACGAATTCACCGAATTCTTGCTGGAGTACTACGATCGGCTGGATCCTCAGGCCCAATCGCTGATGCCATTGAAAAAGGTCTTTGTGCCGATCGAATAA
- a CDS encoding response regulator transcription factor, whose translation MTSANPLEHVGPGTDHVPDPGDAPLRAVLVIALEADVADAILHSLDRRRTCRFLAWVKDADGAVRRLATERFDLVVVAGLSPDFALTVVKRLRACLGSTRMLVALHQVPAPVIVDDFVNAGSSGLVDCSKGYSDLPAAGQIIAHGHSIFPRRAELKSPNQIPAMVVGPEELSERERQILELVAIGLTSQQVAEQLYLSVHTVEKYLSVCYRKLQAANRVQACNIARYYGLI comes from the coding sequence GTGACCAGTGCAAACCCGCTCGAACACGTGGGCCCCGGTACTGATCATGTGCCCGATCCCGGCGACGCCCCACTGCGCGCGGTCCTTGTGATTGCGCTCGAAGCTGATGTCGCTGACGCGATCCTGCACTCCCTCGACCGCCGCCGCACCTGCCGATTCCTCGCGTGGGTCAAAGATGCTGATGGGGCTGTTCGTCGGTTGGCGACCGAACGATTCGATTTGGTTGTGGTGGCCGGGCTCTCGCCCGATTTCGCCTTGACCGTGGTGAAGCGACTCCGGGCGTGTCTGGGATCAACCCGCATGTTGGTCGCTTTGCATCAAGTTCCGGCACCCGTAATCGTGGATGACTTTGTTAATGCCGGGTCTAGCGGATTGGTCGACTGCTCAAAGGGGTATTCGGACCTGCCTGCGGCCGGCCAGATCATCGCCCACGGACACTCGATCTTTCCGCGCAGAGCGGAACTGAAGTCTCCGAACCAGATTCCGGCGATGGTTGTCGGTCCGGAGGAACTCTCTGAACGCGAACGACAGATATTGGAGCTCGTCGCGATCGGTCTGACTTCGCAGCAGGTCGCGGAACAGCTTTACCTGAGCGTGCACACAGTTGAGAAGTACCTCAGCGTCTGTTACCGCAAGCTCCAGGCCGCCAACCGGGTCCAGGCTTGCAACATCGCCCGTTACTACGGGCTCATCTAG